The Spinacia oleracea cultivar Varoflay chromosome 2, BTI_SOV_V1, whole genome shotgun sequence DNA segment CAGCCCCTCGTCCCTCTTGCTGCGCGCTAGTATCGCGCCCCTCGTCCCTCGTCCCGCTCGTTGCTGCCCCTGCTCGTCACCCttgccgcgcgcacacacggaacgtgtgtgtgtatgtgtgttgtttttgttcgttattcaatctttttcgcccaatcactttaattcgtggttgttccatgctataggccggattagtataattctcttcttcctagcctattctatttcaattccgtattttaaattataatactattattgttttgaataattaaaatgctgggaatcggttatgaacaccgtactttgaggatttatgtgttgtgattcattaggcttgttttaattattaaagcatgaattttcagatttgtttatttcataaaggattgatttttatgatgttaaattagttttattgggatttcaagttagggttttaacctagacctaatgagtcaatttaTTAGCacaattaggtgatgattttaattatgataatcaattatattttcagatttatataaaggcttaaagtgttgatttttattgattttaaaggcggaaaaaaagtatgttttcatattagggattggttttgcaaattgagacgtttattttattgaacgattgaattctaaagtttaaataaggtttaagattttataaagtagcttgaaatttaatgaacatggaaataatttaagtttcattattttgatgataggaggtgatttctaagtgagtgctcgtattgcaaagtggcccctacgcttaggtattcaaggtacgtacaagtatagggcgaccacaccatttGTCAAGATAATTGCATGATTGGtcgatgtgaattatattatgtggattcatgtttattttggtgaacgatcatgtgaattatgaTGTTGGACTTATTGGATtatttgttgaacaagcatgttgggattattatgagtatggatttcattgtcaatcatgttgttcaatatttatgcatgtatggtttgttttacatgcaagggatggattatttattcttatgctattgtacgggatgtctagcatacttttgagccaattattcgtaccacgttgtactatttattttaccacatatgaagggttagctcacgtaagccaccgcacatgtagggttcagttgggaatattatatgaaatgaattaggatttgtcgtgcaagggcacaaccctcatgttaatgggcatgatgtggaatctcacttttgtgagaagaaacttggtagtaatttcacaagtgtcttactttgttgatcacaagtcctaaggcattaaaataagattgtattggttgttgtttattaattgtatgtgtgtatgttgttgagtctcgagttcgcctttaataaaatattaataaacgtaaagtgcaaccagaacaagcttcaaaactcttggaacgtatataccttgagtatgaacaatgtgGGGAGACTTgtcggaaagcttgatctcctactaatgatacaagacgttgtttcatttatattatgcgcaggaattccgtcggtatggcccgacactcggtatggcccgattttattatttattatttggtgtatggttggctcccatcacccttcctttatggaatattcttttggcccgttcgaagcttattctaattaaattgtgagtcaagattcgagtcaagagtcgagtcttgtattcatgatttgtttgttaattattaaatggcttttgcatgttgattagtacttagtgagtgatgcatgtttatcgttttgtttcactctattcttgtaagtactcagcttttgctgactatgtgctttatgtcttttggtcatggcctttgccttaattaccctatgatgatctatcatttgcacttgcattgatggggagtagaataatatagcaggttggtagatcgaaatcatgtggcttgggatgattgagagagttgcatgctttcgtactttgaaactattttattatactttaattatgtttgaattcgttgaacttttatactttggtttttgggccgtcgtggttccaatttgtaggaggcctcgataatttatcatttatgtttttgaaaagttagttgacattaaattccgctacGTAATTCTGgcaatagccttaaccgttatcacggtggcggtaatactttagtaattcctttattttaagttggaaaatgattttataaaagcatgGAATTTTTAGGGTGTTACACAGAATGCAACTCATCAATCCAGTCTTGCTCAGTCTACATATGTACTGGGCTCAGATTTATGTCATTCCAAAAAGTGTTCTGCAGGATATTGTGAAGATTTGCAGATCTTTTCTATGGAGTGGTCAAGCTTTCAGCCATAAGCCAAGCAATATTACTTAGGAGAAGGTCTGTTGTGACAAGCAGAATGGAGGTTTGGGTTTCAGAGATGTGCTGCTGTGGAACAATGCATTCATGGGGAAATATGTACGGGCTCTAGTCACTAAGCAAGATAATGTATGGATTAGACGAGTCACATCAGTTTACTTAAAAGATGGGGAGTGGTGGGAGTATCAACCTAGCTCTTCTGCTAGTTGGTACTGGAGACAAATATGTGTCACCAAGGAGAGATTGAAACAGTTCTCTTTGTGGCAGAGTTGGAGAGCATGAATCGTTATTCAGTTAAGCAAGTTTATGAAAAGCTAGCTGGGGTGAAACCTAGAGTGCACTGGGATAGAATGGTATGGAACAGATTGATCACTCCCAAGCACAGGTTTATATGCTGGTTAGCTGTACAATGCAGACTTCAGACTACAACTAAATTGGCAAGGATTGGCATTAGTCAATCTTCTCTCTATATGATTTGTGGTTTAGAGAATGAAGACCATCAGCACTTATTCTTCCAGTGTCACTGTAGCTGTCAGATAATTCAGGCAGTGCAGAATTGGTTAGGTCTCTTAATGAATGGCAATTTGAACCAGTTAGTAAGGAAAACTGGGCAATGTAGAGCTTCTAAGTTCAGGAAGCAAGTGATTCTTGCAGCTATTGGTACTGCTGTGTACTTGATTTGGTAGAGTAGGAACTCTAGTTTTTGGGATAGCTACAATCCCACTGTTAGCCATATTGTGGAGAGCCTGAAACATCTGGTTAGGAGCAGAATCCAGGTGGTTCTGCCAAAATCTGTAAGCAAGAGAGATAGCATTTGGTTTACAACTTTGTGAGTGGCCTGTTGGCCTTATTGTTTTGTTTCCTGTTAGATTTGTATAGCTTTGTTCTTGTTGATTCCTAGTTGATagggtccaacctagttggtttgtatCACTTGGAATTAGCTTAAGTTGTAATTGTTTGCTCATTAATATTATATCTctcttgcttagcaaaaaaaaatgtaaggaTAATTTAGACATGAAAtttatcaaaaggtcttgcacgcaTAAGTTGTGCAATAACTTTATcgattttttcatgaaatgcccccgaggcttcacgaaacgcaccaaatacccacgGGCGTTTCAAAAACCATAATATAAccctgttttttttaaaaaaaaatgcaccaaatacccttcgATTTAACGGAAGACTAACGCCGTTAGTGGTTAGCCGCTAATTAGCCTTAATTAACCTCATTAACTCTAATTAACCCTATATTAATTATAATGAAATATAATTAatccttttttatatttttccttttctcctttatctttttttttttgcttttttcttaTTTCTCAATCTCTTCCCTTCTCTTTTCACGATACATCTTCTCCAGCGCCCTTCACCCAGAACAACACTCCATTGTTCTCCATTCTTCCTTCAAACCCATCCTCCAAACACAATATCTGAACGAATTGATAATCACAACTTCACTACCTCCATCATTATATTACCACCACTGCTTCCCAATTAAATCCCCAATTACCAtcattacatatatatatatatatatatatatatatatatatatatatatattgttcaaccatgttctaaaattattcaagcatgttctaaatttgttcaaccatgttctaaatttattcaaccatgttctaaattttcaaactcatgttctaaatttattcaagcatgttctaaatgtaTTCagcgatgttctaaatttattcaaccatgttctaaattttcaaactcatgttctaaatttattcaagcatgttctaaatgtattcaacgatgttctaaatttattcaaccatgttctaaatttagaacaagtcaacacatatacatatataaatattctaaattttcaagctcgtgttctaaatttattcaaacgtgttctaaatttattcaacgatgttctaaatttgttcaaccatgttctaaatttattcaactatattctaaatttatttaagcatgttctaattttatttaaccatgttttaaattttcaaactcgTGTTCTAAACTaaatcaagcatgttctaaaattattcaaccatgttctcaattttcaagctcatgttctaaatttattcaaccatttTCTAAATTTactcaacgatgttctaaatttgttcaagcatgttctaaacttattcaagcatgttctaaatttattgaacaatgttctaaatttagaacatgagaacctagtcaacacatatacatatatacatgttctaaaatttcaagctcatgttctaaattaattcaagaatgaaacatgttataaatttattcaaccatgttttaaatttattcaagcatattctaaatttattcaaactttcagcatgttctaactttatttaaccgtgtttcaaaattaattcaagcatgttataaaattattaaacatgttctaaatccattcaggcatgttctaaatttattctaacatgttctaaatttattcaagctttCTAAATTTATCCAAGCATGCTCTGACTTTATTCAAATGTGTTTCAAAATTTATTGAAgtatgttctaactttattcaagtatgttctaactttattcaaacatgttctaactttattcaagcatgttctaactatAATCAAGCATGTCCCAAAtctattcaagcatgttctaaatttattcaagcatgtactAACTTTATTTAGCAGTATTCAAATGTTatacaagcatgttctaaaatataTTCAAGCAcgttctaaatttattaaagtatgtTCTAATTTTTGCATTTTTCAAGATCCGAGTACATTTTGAACAATCAATTGAGAAtgtcaccaccaccaccgcagaCCAGttcagccaccaccaccacaatcgGCGATTTCTTCCAAACTTTGGTTCGATTTTGTTCGAATTTTGAAATGAgaaatcgattttaattttgtGAATTGAGAAATCGATTTCAATTCAAAACTCGATGCTCGTATATCGAGATGTCGAATTTTTTTTCATATCAACCttcaaaattagaaaaaaaaaattaaagaaactaaATTATCAACCAACCTTAAAACAAAGATAAAAGGCAGAAAATAAATTATCTGCATAATAACTCAGCCTTATCGGAGAAAATAATAGTCGAAATAAGAAATTACTCCATCAACAACCAAATAACATGCATCAAGCAAATAACGCCACGAATCACGAAATGAAGAGAGGGAACAGAGCAGAGAGAAAATAGATCTTACTCAGAGTCACCAGTAAGGTCAGCGACCGAGAAGACGAAGCCGCCAACCTTGAGATCGAAAGAAAAGACGACCACACCGGCGAATTTATTTTCGTGTCACTGAATTTATTTTCGTATCACTGGAAATAGATCTTACTCAGAATCACTGAATTTATTTTCGTATCAACCACACCGGCGGCTTCTGGTTTTATTTCACCGGATTTCTAGTTCGGTTTCGCCGGATTTCTGGTTCGGTTTCGCTGCCTCCTCGCTTCCGCCACCGCCGCTGCCGCCAACGCCGTTGCCGCCTCGATGCTCGTatacaaatatatatatatatatatatatatatatatatatatatatatatatatatatatatatatatatatatatatatatatatatacatatatatatatatatatatatatatatatatatatatatatatatatggcatGTCAtattgtagacgcctacttttgtccccattcccgaaagggaaggttcgatgatgagaacataatctccacttggcaacgcatctcctattaaataacgaatctcaatcaccctttcatttcagccaaagctgatatttatagaaacctactaagaatagtaactaccgtaaaaggtagttgttaaaagtggcaaaatcataaaagatagaaacctgtcagaattaggtgttgcaatccaacata contains these protein-coding regions:
- the LOC110796773 gene encoding uncharacterized protein; protein product: MCHQGEIETVLFVAELESMNRYSVKQVYEKLAGVKPRVHWDRMVWNRLITPKHRFICWLAVQCRLQTTTKLARIGISQSSLYMICGLENEDHQHLFFQCHCSCQIIQAVQNWLGLLMNGNLNQLVRKTGQCRASKFRKQVILAAIGTAVYLIW